A genomic region of Candidozyma auris chromosome 5, complete sequence contains the following coding sequences:
- the KEM1 gene encoding chromatin-binding exonuclease XRN1, with translation MGIPKFFRFISERWPLISQLVEGDHVPEFDNLYLDMNSILHTCTHSNVPSLSRMSDDQIYAAIFNYIDHLFDIIKPKEVFYMAIDGVAPRAKMNQQRARRFRTAFEAEENLKKAIESGAEIPKEDPFDSNAITPGTEFMANLTDNLKYFIHKKMTEDTRWSSIKVVLSGHEVPGEGEHKIMQFIRTMKSQPSYNPNLRHCIYGLDADLIMLGMVTHDSHFSLLREEVTFGPGSQNKSNDVHDQKFFLLHLSLLREYLALEFKDLENNISFEYDFERVLDDFILIMYVIGNDFLPNLPDLHINKGAFPLLLGTFKQAMLHSDGYLNEGGKINFKRFGTWLEYLSEFELENFERQDVDVDWFNKRLEEISITGERKRERSGKLLVLKDQKKLVYLLKPYLLEVGQRPIKELLELANNEELPTLPLPKDEVENHIEFLKQFALEAGFLIVHSKSKDTYEAIIDVDGISPYESLEDYEERIADLKKVIRKYQSANMFATEELMKETKDLYDEKFMEWKDKYYRNKLKFSIHDKEKMVDLTRHYLEGLQWVLYYYYKGCRSWSWYFRFHYAPRISDISIGIKDMLEKNETEIQFEQSTPFKPFEQLMAVLPARSRKLMPDVYRPLMTDEHSPIKDFYPHEVDIDLNGKTASWEAVVLLDFVDEKRLLEALKPIEAKLSPEEARRNGHGKDIIFIFNPQNDSVYPTPLPGFFHDIEHDRCYEEQFELPDLDPDFKFTLPEGAKLGKELLAGFPTLYTLPFTSELYLSEVKIFNYPSRSESMNLTIDNIWNDISTEQFSQRFLGKIVYSNWPFLTESRITEVWDGEYKYEKIKSGQTRKFVSNQLTPDEQREFKQMSSSLRGEYAKTKAVHLETIEAIVFVQRIKGMVRAQSGAYVKAFSNESEPYPIQMIVESVVNEDERFAVKPPMPIDEEFPVGLPVVFLGAFAYGAPATVAGYSGNDKINIRVEKIQSQLEPTIGKKRVEMEAQEIRYLTSYDAAKVLKINGLFLSKITGAYMLKDKKGGRTNVGLEIKFDARRLKVLGYTKKNGRFWEYSPLAIELIKEYRSKFPKLFNNLLSLKDRRDMPLIDEVSNEEEVKEVRKWLKSVKADMIQVSLESESLTKFSIAAIEEYMEDYISKPLPLSNKDIKGVPKEAIINPSASYQLLGNQRYDLGDRVIYVQDSGKVPKLTKGTVVSITAVGTKTSLGVVFDKPLVNGNNMNGKLKTNRGMIIDSSLVLNITNRQLVFHSKASKTKKPLTDQEKAARAKQAEAARLKKLAEEEKARKEQSSKTTNEILSILRKNKEVDANNSEKTEEKAEKGIELNEAPSQDPSRARQIYGQIYQKIMSEGGSVNGNVAVPPTFSQRPIIAGGAVPIVPGVPLPPQYFQQLPPPQQPMPAHLTRNEPSGSSNQHRQNGPSSSQRGGRGGRGGRGGRGGARGGRGRGRGGRGESSAQQSS, from the exons ATGG GTATTCCAAAGTTCTTCAGGTTCATCTCGGAAAGATGGCCGTTGATCTCCCAGTTGGTCGAAGGTGACCACGTCCCCGAGTTCGACAATTTGTACCTTGACATGAACTCGATTCTTCACACGTGTACGCATTCAAACGTACCCAGCTTAAGCAGAATGAGCGACGATCAGATATATGCCGCCATCTTCAATTACATTGACCATTTGTTCGATATCATCAAACCCAAAGAGGTGTTCTACATGGCCATCGACGGTGTGGCTCCAAGAGCTAAGATGAACCAGCAGCGTGCGAGAAGATTCAGAACGGCGTTTGAGGCAGAggaaaatttgaagaaggccaTTGAGTCTGGTGCAGAAATTCCCAAAGAGGATCCGTTTGACTCAAACGCCATCACGCCAGGTACAGAGTTCATGGCCAACTTGACAGACAATTTGAAGTATTTCATtcacaagaagatgacCGAGGACACTCGTTGGTCAAGCATCAAGGTGGTGCTTTCGGGCCATGAGGTACCTGGTGAAGGTGAGCACAAAATCATGCAGTTTATTCGAACCATGAAATCGCAGCCCAGCTATAACCCCAACTTGAGACACTGTATCTACGGTTTGGACGCCGACTTGATCATGTTGGGGATGGTGACGCACGACTCGCATTTCTCGTTATTGCGTGAAGAAGTGACGTTTGGCCCTGGGTCGCAAAATAAGAGTAATGACGTTCACGACCAAAAgtttttcttgttgcatTTGTCTTTGCTTAGAGAGTACTTGGCGTTGGagttcaaggacttggaAAACAACATTTCGTTTGAGTACGACTTTGAGCGCGTCTTGGACGACTTCATTTTAATTATGTACGTCATTGGTAACGATTTCTTGCCCAATTTGCCCGATTTGCACATCAATAAGGGTGCGTTCCCGCTTTTGCTTGGAACATTCAAGCAGGCCATGCTTCATTCAGACGGCTACTTAAACGAGGGAGGTAAGATTAATTTCAAGAGATTTGGCACCTGGCTCGAGTACTTGTCAGAGTTCGAGTTGGAGAACTTTGAGAGACAGGACGTTGATGTCGACTGGTTCAACAAGAGGTTGGAAGAGATCTCTATCACCGGtgagaggaagagagagcGTTCTGGTAAATTGTTGGTTTTGAAAGATCAAAAGAAGCTAGTCTACCTTTTGAAGCCCTACTTGTTGGAAGTGGGCCAGCGTCCaatcaaggagcttttAGAGCTTGCAAACAACGAAGAATTACCTACGCTTCCTTTACCgaaagatgaagtggaaAACCATATCGAATTTTTGAAACAATTCGCTTTGGAAGCAGGCTTCCTTATAGTGCACTCGAAGTCCAAGGATACTTACGAAGCTATTATTGACGTTGACGGCATCTCACCTTACGAAAGCCTTGAGGATTATGAAGAGAGAATTgctgacttgaagaaggttaTTAGGAAATACCAGTCGGCCAACATGTTTGCTACtgaagagttgatgaaggagactAAGGACTTGTATGATGAGAAGTTTATGGAATGGAAAGACAAATACTACAgaaacaagttgaagttctccatTCATGACAAGGAAAAGATGGTTGATTTGACAAGGCATTATTTGGAAGGTTTACAATGGGTGTTGTATTATTACTACAAAGGTTGCCGTTCTTGGAGTTGGTACTTCAGGTTTCACTATGCTCCAAGAATTTCCGACATTTCGATTGGTATAAAAGAcatgttggagaagaacgaAACGGAGATTCAATTCGAGCAGTCGACTCCTTTCAAGCCATTCGAACAGCTTATGGCAGTCTTGCCTGCTAGATCACGCAAATTGATGCCTGATGTTTATAGACCTTTGATGACTGATGAGCATTCTCCAATTAAGGATTTCTACCCTCATGAAGTTGACATCGATCTCAACGGAAAGACTGCTTCGTGGGAAGCTGTTGTGTTGTTAGATTTTGTTGACGAGAAAAGACTTCTTGAGGCACTCAAGCCTATTGAAGCAAAGCTTCTgccagaagaagccagAAGAAATGGCCACGGCAAGGATATTATCTTTATTTTCAATCCTCAGAATGACTCGGTATACCCAACACCACTCCCGGGCTTCTTCCACGATATCGAACATGACAGGTGTTATGAGGAGCAGTTCGAGTTGCCTGATTTAGACCCTGACTTCAAGTTTACTCTACCAGAAGGGGCTAAACTAGGAAAAGAGCTCTTGGCCGGTTTTCCTACTCTCTATACTTTGCCGTTCACTTCTGAGTTATACTTGCTGGAGGTTAAGATCTTCAACTATCCATCCAGATCGGAGTCAATGAATCTTACCATTGATAACATTTGGAATGATATTTCGACGGAGCAATTTAGCCAAAGATTCTTGGGGAAGATTGTCTACAGTAATTGGCCGTTCTTGACAGAATCGAGAATCACTGAAGTTTGGGACGGAGAATACAAGTATGAGAAGATAAAGTCCGGCCAGACCCGGAAGTTTGTTTCCAATCAGCTTACTCCAGACGAACAAAGAGAGTTCAAACAAAtgtcttcaagtcttcgCGGTGAATATGCCAAGACCAAGGCCGTACACCTCGAAACCATTGAAGCAATTGTGTTTGTTCAACGTATCAAGGGAATGGTAAGAGCTCAGTCTGGTGCATATGTCAAAGCCTTTAGCAATGAGCTGGAGCCATATCCTATACAAATGATTGTTGAGAGCGTTGTGAACGAGGATGAAAGATTTGCAGTCAAGCCTCCGATGCCGATTGACGAGGAGTTCCCTGTCGGATTGCCTGTCGTATTTTTGGGAGCGTTTGCCTACGGCGCCCCTGCTACCGTTGCCGGCTATTCCGGAAATGATAAGATCAACATAAGAGTGGAGAAAATTCAGTCTCAGTTGGAACCAACAATTGGCAAGAAACGTGTCGAGAtggaagctcaagaaatcagGTACCTCACATCGTATGATGCAGCCAAGGTGCTTAAAATAAACGGGTTGTTCTTATCCAAGATCACTGGCGCTTACATGCTCAAAGACAAGAAGGGTGGGCGTACTAATGTGGGCTTGGAGATCAAGTTTGATGCCCGTCGTTTGAAGGTTTTGGGCTACACTAAGAAGAATGGAAGATTCTGGGAGTATTCTCCGTTGGCCATTGAATTGATCAAAGAATACCGAAGTAAATTTCCAAAGCTATTCAACAACCTCCTTAGTCTCAAGGACCGTCGTGACATGCCTCTTATCGACGAAGTGAGCAATGAGGAGGAAGTGAAAGAAGTGCGTAAGTGGTTGAAGCTGGTTAAGGCTGACATGATCCAGGTGTCTTTAGAGTCAGAGTCCTTGACGAAATTCAGTATTGCTGCAATCGAGGAGTACATGGAGGACTACATCAGCAAACCACTTCCCTTGTCAAATAAGGACATCAAGGGCGTGCCGAAGGAAGCCATCATCAACCCGAGCGCGTCATACCAGTTGTTGGGTAACCAAAGATACGACCTTGGGGACCGAGTGATCTACGTCCAGGATTCCGGTAAGGTTCCTAAATTGACCAAGGGTACTGTTGTGAGCATTACTGCTGTTGGCACCAAGACTTCTTTGGGGGTGGTGTTTGATAAGCCTCTTGTGAACGGTAACAATATGAACGGGAAGTTGAAGACGAATAGAGGTATGATTATAGATTCCTCACTTGTTTTGAACATCACCAATAGACAGTTGGTGTTCCACTCAAAGGCCTCCAAAACGAAAAAACCTTTGACTGATCAAGAAAAGGCTGCCAGAGCCAAGCAGGCTGAAGCTGCTagattgaagaagcttgctgaggaagagaaggcaagaaaagaacaatcCTCCAAGACAACGAATGAAATTCTTTCAATTCTCAGAAAGAATAAGGAGGTCGATGCGAACAATCTGGAGAAGACCGAGGAGAAGGCTGAAAAAGGCATTGAGCTCAACGAGGCCCCCTCACAAGATCCTAGTCGCGCTAGACAGATATACGGTCAGATTTATCAGAAGATCATGAGTGAAGGAGGGCTGGTGAATGGTAATGTGGCTGTACCGCCTACATTCAGCCAACGTCCGATTATAGCAGGCGGAGCGGTTCCCATTGTGCCTGGCGTCCCATTGCCCCCACAATACTTCCAGCAGCTACCACCTCCACAGCAGCCAATGCCAGCTCATTTGACCAGAAACGAACCCTCCGGCTCTTCAAACCAACATCGCCAAAACGGCCCTAGCAGTTCGCAAAGAGGTGGTCGTGGTGGTAGAGGCGGCAGAGGTGGCAGAGGTGGAGCCAGGGGCGGCAGAGGTAGAGGCCGTGGCGGCAGAGGAGAATCCTCAGCTCAGCAGAGCAGTTAA
- the COX19 gene encoding Cox19p yields the protein MASGAPGGNFRGWTPTPPERGAFPLDHYGDCKNQMMEYLKCMKFTENKNAPNCRILAKNYLQCRMDNQLMEKSDWDSLGLVNLPGDSAETKTDTSGPADQHSKGQESSQSQNSKTSA from the exons ATGGCTAGCGGCGCTCCAG GTGGAAACTTCAGAGGTTGGACGCCAACTCCGCCCGAAAGAGGCGCTTTCCCTTTGGACCACTACGGTGATTGCAAAAACCAAATGATGGAGTACCTCAAGTGTATGAAGTTTACGGAGAACAAGAATGCTCCAAACTGCAGAATTCTTGCTAAAAACTACCTTCAGTGTCGAATGGACAACCAGCTCATGGAAAAGTCCGACTGGGACTCTCTTGGGTTGGTGAATCTCCCAGGAGACAGCGCTGAAACCAAAACTGATACTTCAGGACCTGCTGATCAACACAGCAAAGGTCAAGAAAGCTCACAACTGCAAAACTCTAAGACTTCAGCTTAG
- the AGC1 gene encoding citrin produces the protein MSLKAREIFDQFASFDPVSNKKFLSLPEFVSILAPFPNDISPSSYSLLYLIADRNKKGYVDEDDFVHFTTTLTQKDGEFKLLFNLLANDDKKLTYDRCIDMLTALNKAADPNYQPKRFKANWAYLERFFAPNGEINFQDFVSLVNYLPVTKLIGGFEVRAGRGGVISKDDFYHLLQTNLSHKLSVKLRKNLASLPEFFNQDTFTLSNVLFVYNCLNKLDLINEVIANTPPTTKDKADILINKVDLYNHLNDHLLKSSNFKPITTVEIDLLFYLINRNEETIPRRELISFLNPNYLNNEPTLYSIFDHPAAQPVKDDNFSLWPIFDSLYSFFLGSIAGCIGATVVYPIDLVKTRMQAQKHKALYDNSFDCFKKILRKEGFKGLYSGLAAQLVGVAPEKAIKLTVNDLVRGIGSNDDGSITMGWEIAAGSSAGACQVIFTNPLEIVKIRLQMQGGKAKELKPGEIPHKRLTAAQIIRQLGLKGLYKGASACLLRDVPFSAIYFPTYANIKYHLFNYDPNDPNKRHSLNTWQLLLSGALAGAPAAFFTTPADVIKTRLQVEAKQGEVKYRGIFHAFGLILKEEGVSAFFKGSLARVFRSSPQFGFTLASYELLQRLFPLHPVNTRESNFKAISGYPGVYNLTNEQVYGQQSRIMYLNQDKLFQQHGLAAPGKDLSNALIKLPADYVYKSSDAVKLLLDLDYKFGNFDYNSYSRFIKH, from the coding sequence ATGTCGTTGAAAGCCAGGGAGATCTTCGACCAGTTTGCGTCGTTCGACCCCGTgtccaacaagaagttccTCTCGTTGCCCGAGTTCGTGTCGATTTTGGCGCCTTTCCCCAACGACATCTCTCCACTGTCGTACTCGTTGCTTTACTTGATTGCagacagaaacaagaagggCTATGTGGACGAAGACGACTTCGTGCACTTCACCACGACGTTGACCCAGAAGGACGGTgagttcaagttgttgttcaacttgttggccaatgacgacaagaagttgacctACGACCGCTGCATCGACATGTTGACCGCCCTCAACAAGGCCGCAGACCCAAATTATCAGCCCAAGAGGTTTAAGGCCAACTGGGCGTACTTGGAGCGCTTTTTCGCTCCCAACGGCGAGATCAACTTCCAGGATTTCGTGTCGTTGGTCAATTACTTGCCTGTGACGAAGTTGATTGGTGGTTTTGAGGTGAGAGCCGGCAGAGGCGGCGTTATCTCCAAGGACGACTTTTACCACTTGTTGCAGACCAACTTGAGCCATAAGTTGTCGGTGAAATTGCGCAAGAACTTGGCCTCGTTGCCCGAATTCTTCAACCAGGACACCTTCACCCTTCTGAACGTGTTGTTCGTGTACAATTGCTTGAACAAGCTCGATTTGATCAACGAGGTCATTGCCAACACCCCTCCAACTACAAAGGACAAGGCGGAtatcttgatcaacaaggtggACTTGTACAACCACTTGAACGACCACCTCTTGAAGTCGCTGAACTTCAAGCCCATCACCACCGTGGAGATCGACTTGTTGTTCtacttgatcaacagaaatgaagaaactATCCCCAGAAGAGAgttgatctccttcttgaaccCCAACTACCTCAATAACGAGCCTACCTTGTACTCGATCTTCGACCACCCTGCAGCCCAGCCCGTCAAGGATgacaacttctccttgtgGCCGATCTTCGACTCCTTGTActcgttcttcttgggctCAATAGCAGGGTGTATTGGTGCCACTGTGGTGTACCCTATAGACTTGGTCAAGACAAGAATGCAGGCCCAGAAACACAAGGCACTTTATGACAACTCTTTCGACTGTTTTAAGAAGATTCTTAGAAAAGAGGGTTTCAAGGGCTTGTACTCCGGTTTGGCTGCCCAATTGGTTGGTGTGGCTCCTGAAAAGGCCATCAAGTTGACCGTCAATGACTTGGTCCGTGGAATTGGCTCTAATGACGATGGCTCCATCACCATGGGCTGGGAAATCGCCGCGGGCTCGTCTGCTGGTGCCTGTCAAGTCATCTTCACTAATCCTTTGGAAATCGTGAAGATTAGATTGCAAATGCAGGGCGGCAAAGCCAAGGAGTTGAAACCAGGTGAAATTCCTCACAAGAGATTGACTGCCGCTCAGATCATCAGACAATTGGGTTTGAAAGGTCTCTATAAGGGTGCCAGCGCCTGTTTGTTGAGAGACGTGCCCTTCTCGGCCATTTACTTCCCCACCTACGCCAACATCAAGTACCACTTGTTCAACTACGACCCTAACGACCCTAATAAGAGACACTCGCTCAATACATGGCAGTTGTTGCTTTCGGGTGCTTTGGCAGGCGCCCCAGCggctttcttcaccactcCAGCCGATGTCATCAAGACGAGGTTGCAGGTTGAGGCCAAGCAGGGCGAAGTCAAATATAGAGGCATTTTCCATGCATTTGGTCTCAtattgaaggaagaggGAGTCTCTGCGTTCTTCAAGGGTTCCTTGGCCAGAGTGTTCAGATCGTCGCCTCAATTCGGTTTCACCTTGGCCTCCTACGAGTTGTTGCAGAGATTATTCCCCTTGCATCCCGTTAACACAAGAGAATCCAACTTCAAGGCCATCTCGGGCTACCCCGGCGTGTACAACTTGACTAATGAGCAAGTTTACGGCCAGCAGCTGAGAATAATGTACCTCAATCAGGATAAGTTGTTCCAGCAGCACGGCTTGGCAGCTCCAGGTAAGGACTTGAGCAACgcattgatcaagttgcCTGCTGACTATGTGTACAAGTCGCTGGATGCGGTGAAGTTGTTATTAGACCTTGACTACAAGTTTGGCAATTTCGACTACAACTCGTACTCACGCTTCATCAAACATTAA
- the NUP49 gene encoding FG-nucleoporin NUP49, with the protein MFGASTKPASSSFSFGSSQPSSGLGASGNTASGGLFGQQQKPQSSGLFGSGTQSSSTGGLFGQNQNLGTTPGFDNFWRAFGQKPATGTSGFGANTSGSSLFGQKPAGASTTTGGGLFGSSLGQQNQQQGQQNQQGGSLFGANNTASTSGGGLFGGSQQQNQPQQQQQTQPATQLTAMTRFGDLPPEIKKELQEFDHYISTQHLIATTLNADLPKHNQLVKSLDSDVSYLHTKISTIKQALKGDSNSLRALKSVNDELTEDIGNIMQLIIQLSTPGTKLSSSFQLNEFFVKKIKHYKEVMESYESVIKESEDAINGLQKSANDSMGSINDVVEVVKSQYLVFMELCETLAQVHSEVNQLRR; encoded by the exons ATGTTCGGCGCTTCCACTAAACCAGCCTCGAGCTCGTTTAGCTTTGGCTCCTCGCAGCCATCCTCTGGCCTTGGCGCATCAGGAAACACAGCTTCTGGAGGTCTTTTTGGTCAGCAGCAGAAACCTCAATCTTCAGGTCTATTTGGAAGTGGAACACAAAGCTCATCTACTGGCGGTCTTTTTGGCCAGAACCAAAACCTAGGCACGACGCCGG GCTTCGACAACTTCTGGAGGGCTTTTGGTCAGAAGCCTGCCACAGGAACGCTGGGATTCGGCGCAAACACTTCAGGgtcttctctctttggccAGAAGCCTGCTGGTGCTAGCACAACCACTGGAGGTGGCCTTTTTGGCAGCTCTTTAGGacaacaaaatcagcaaCAGGGTCAGCAAAACCAGCAAGGCGGTAGTCTCTTTGGTGCAAACAATACTGCCAGCACTTCTGGTG GTGGTCTTTTTGGTGGtctgcagcagcagaaccaaccacagcaacagcagcaaacTCAGCCGGCCACACAGTTGACTGCCATGACAAGATTTGGTGACCTCCCGCctgaaatcaagaaagaattaCAAGAGTTCGACCACTATATCAGCACGCAGCATCTCATAGCAACGACCCTTAATGCCGATCTTCCCAAACACAATCAATTAGTGAAATCGTTGGACTCCGACGTCAGTTATTTGCATACAAAGATATCTACCATCAAACAGGCCTTGAAGGGCGATAGCAACCTGTTGAGGGCTTTGAAATCTGTGAATGACGAGCTCACCGAGGACATCGGTAACATCATGCAACTAATAATTCAGCTATCTACTCCAGGCACAAAGTTGTCCTCATCATTCCAGTTAAACGAattttttgtgaaaaaaatcaagcatTATAAAGAGGTAATGGAAAGCTACGAAAGCGTGATAAAGGAGAGTGAAGACGCAATTAATGGGTTGCAAAAGTCGGCCAATGATTCCATGGGCAGCATAAATGACGTTGTAGAGGTTGTTAAAAGTCAGTACCTTGTTTTCATGGAGCTCTGTGAAACTCTAGCACAAGTCCACAGTGAGGTGAACCAACTAAGGCGCTGA
- a CDS encoding pepsin-like aspartic protease, with protein MLPFLTLISLALAFAHALVIPQEDIAAHEKRTVAPLKLDFKVKKSFNESTPISAISTKAEALNSHFSLTKRATSATLTNNRDISYLLDLKLGSDQQPITVLLDTGSSDLWVYSSSVSSAIGGTFNTSSSLDDKKTGDDFSIKYLDGSYAKGEYVTDDFALEDGKKLLDDFQFAVVDSAKIKSSGILGVADKNQEESHPHYDNLPWALQAQGVTPKASYSLYLGSEESGKGSIIFGGIDTEKYEGELTKYPVAGTLGLALDVKSAEIGGNNITLNKQVVLDSGTSLNLWPSDLIDAVGKELGGVELFGFWFVQCDQPKDKYLTFDFGKNKIKVSYQDLIWKSQGKCLLGVQPSQQDVYIFGDVFLRSAYVYYDLSSKEISIAQAKDSDTSNIISA; from the coding sequence ATGCTCCCGTTCTTGACTCTCATTTCTCTCGCTTTAGCATTTGCACACGCCTTGGTGATCCCTCAAGAAGACATCGCAGCTCATGAAAAGAGAACCGTTGCTCCTCTCAAGCTTGACTTTAAGGTCAAGAAGTCTTTCAATGAGTCCACTCCCATTTCGGCCATCAGTACTAAAGCAGAAGCGCTCAACTCACACTTCTCTTTGACTAAGAGAGCAACAAGCGCCACTCTCACAAACAACAGAGACATCAGCTACTTGCTTGACTTGAAGCTCGGCTCCGACCAACAGCCTATCACTGTGCTTTTGGACACTGGCTCTTCTGACCTCTGGGTATACAGCTCTTCTGTGTCCAGCGCCATTGGTGGGACATTTAAtacatcttcatccttggATGATAAGAAGACTGGAGACGATTTCTCGATTAAATACTTGGATGGCTCCTATGCCAAAGGAGAGTATGTCACCGACGACTTTGCTTTAGAAGACggcaagaagctcttggacGACTTCCAGTTTGCGGTTGTGGACTCTGCTAAGATCAAATCTCTGGGAATCTTGGGTGTCGCTGACAAGAACCAGGAAGAGCTGCATCCACACTACGACAACTTGCCTTGGGCTTTGCAAGCACAGGGCGTCACCCCAAAAGCATCGTATTCGTTGTACTTGGGATCAGAAGAGTCTGGCAAGGGCTCGATCATCTTTGGCGGTATTGACACCGAGAAGTACGAGGGAGAGTTGACCAAGTACCCGGTTGCGGGAACTCTAGGCTTGGCTCTTGATGTCAAAAGTGCTGAGATAGGTGGGAACAACATCACGTTGAACAAGCAAGTCGTGTTAGATTCCGGAACTTCGTTGAACTTGTGGCCCAGCGACCTTATCGACGCAGTTGGTAAGGAGCTTGGGGGAGTCGAACTTTTTGGCTTCTGGTTCGTGCAATGCGACCAGCCCAAGGACAAATACTTGACTTTTGATTTCGgcaaaaacaaaatcaaggtGTCTTACCAGGACCTCATTTGGAAGTCTCAGGGGAAGTGTCTTTTGGGAGTCCAGCCTAGTCAGCAGGATGTTTATATCTTTGGCGACGTTTTCTTGAGATCCGCCTATGTCTACTATGATCTTTCTCTGAAAGAAATCTCCATCGCCCAAGCAAAAGATAGCGACACCTCAAACATCATCAGCGCTTAA
- a CDS encoding ssDNA endodeoxyribonuclease SAE2: protein MDPDGQIRSAVANIKDELQRILAITEVRDLDTKFEDFRASLIQEFNKKLRELKDKNKDLTYENKQLRKRLQAYEQNSPTKARSTKSVGSIPNLQYVSPINRKRKGSDEESEQQVMILSSPVKRPPQESSPADLAKRDLTSSQFNRLPTQYSEMESPKKSPRKSRKKDQGGPISSPIKNDFVVDDERVVANSEDEFQGLDEKEIGVPEHYTSLQRVAFLRNYYQMRLSDSKFKVNLSTNPITEKPWAPDDFRPNSAWRRPKRMESRVMTKEQERNYHEFFAQAGKGSRVEGPVWDKDDEDLQEEEVHRSQIMDKYSSPPGFMIGSFPTTQEQEEQKEYVRKRNEERVQRRLQSALAKEPGEFIFYEDVLNQYVARNQVVRDR, encoded by the coding sequence ATGGATCCCGACGGACAAATCCGGTCAGCAGTAGCCAATATCAAAGATGAGCTTCAGCGGATTCTTGCTATTACAGAAGTGCGGGATCTCGACACCAAGTTCGAAGATTTCCGGGCACTGCTCATCCAAGAGTTCAACAAGAAACTACGTGAGTTGAAGGACAAAAACAAAGATTTGACCTACGAAAACAAGCAGCTTCGTAAACGGCTTCAAGCATACGAGCaaaattcaccaacaaaGGCCCGTTCCACCAAGTCTGTCGGGTCAATTCCAAATCTCCAGTATGTTTCACCGATCAACAGAAAACGTAAGGGTTCAGACGAAGAAAGTGAACAGCAAGTAATGATTCTCTCGAGCCCCGTGAAACGCCCGCCACAAGAATCATCTCCCGCAGACTTGGCAAAACGTGATTTGACAAGCTCCCAGTTCAACCGTCTCCCAACGCAATATTCCGAGATGGAACTGCCGAAGAAACTGCCGAGGAAGCTGCGCAAAAAGGATCAAGGCGGGCCTATTTCGTCGCCCATTAAgaatgattttgttgtAGATGACGAGCGGGTGGTGGCCAACTCCGAGGACGAGTTCCAGGGACTTGACGAGAAGGAAATCGGGGTGCCTGAGCACTACACCTCACTCCAGCGAGTAGCATTTCTTCGAAATTACTATCAGATGAGACTCAGCGATAGCAAGTTCAAGGTTAACTTGTCAACAAACCCGATCACGGAGAAGCCATGGGCACCAGACGACTTCCGACCCAACAGCGCATGGCGACGGCCCAAGAGAATGGAGAGCAGGGTAATGACGAAGGAACAGGAGAGAAATTACCATGAAttctttgctcaagctgGAAAAGGTTCCCGTGTGGAAGGACCAGTATGGGATaaagatgacgaagacCTCCAGGAGGAAGAGGTGCACCGGTCTCAGATCATGGACAAGTACCTGCTGCCGCCAGGGTTCATGATAGGCTCTTTCCCAACGACACAAGAGCAGGAAGAGCAGAAAGAATATGTGAGGAAGCGTAATGAAGAGCGTGTACAGCGGCGCTTGCAAAGTGCTTTGGCCAAAGAGCCAGGCGAATTCATCTTCTACGAGGACGTGTTGAACCAATACGTTGCAAGAAATCAAGTCGTGAGGGACCGGTAG